Proteins from a genomic interval of Streptomyces fodineus:
- a CDS encoding sensor histidine kinase codes for MRQRVVRVALTAALVAVVLLAVPLALAIRSSLYAGQRDTLERAALAAAVRVSPDYATGDPVELPRAPAGGHLGLYDPQQAKRAGSGPRTADAPVHRAFGGEVVRGRSGGDLVAAVPVSHAEHVIGVVRASSPADAVRDRVLAAWAVLLSVTVVALTIAVLVARWQARALAAPLEDLSRHCRAVAEGDLNARAAPSNIAEIDQVARTHNTMLHSLSELLCRERDFAANASHQLRTPLTGLQLALESGLAQDDDARLRPVLTEALATAHRLHHTVEEVLRLSRSPDRPRPAAGDIAVAHLLQETQEHWHGLFAADGRRLECGTHDAPADVLVPSGPVSEVLGVLLDNARVHGRGTVRLVVRDLNDALAFDVSDEGAAEGEPAQLFDRGHTGDGHGTGIGLALAAELAHSIGGRLSLTRRAPATFTLLVPVRGAGSEGNAPACR; via the coding sequence ATGAGACAGCGCGTGGTGCGAGTCGCCCTCACCGCCGCGTTGGTCGCCGTGGTCCTGCTCGCCGTTCCCCTGGCCCTGGCCATCAGGTCCTCCCTGTACGCCGGGCAGCGGGACACCCTGGAACGCGCGGCCCTCGCCGCGGCCGTACGGGTGAGCCCCGACTATGCGACCGGTGATCCGGTGGAACTGCCCAGGGCGCCGGCAGGGGGGCATCTGGGCCTGTACGACCCGCAGCAGGCCAAACGCGCGGGCAGCGGCCCCCGGACGGCGGACGCGCCGGTCCACCGCGCCTTTGGCGGAGAGGTGGTCCGGGGGCGGTCGGGCGGCGACCTGGTCGCCGCCGTACCGGTCTCCCACGCCGAGCATGTGATCGGCGTGGTCCGCGCGTCCTCCCCCGCTGACGCCGTACGCGACCGGGTCCTGGCCGCGTGGGCCGTGCTACTGAGCGTGACCGTAGTCGCGCTGACCATCGCGGTGCTGGTCGCCCGTTGGCAGGCTCGGGCGCTGGCCGCCCCGTTGGAGGATCTGTCCCGCCACTGTCGGGCCGTCGCCGAAGGGGACCTGAATGCGCGGGCGGCCCCCAGCAACATCGCCGAGATCGATCAGGTGGCCCGCACGCACAACACCATGCTGCACAGCCTGTCCGAACTCCTCTGCCGGGAACGGGATTTCGCCGCCAACGCCTCGCACCAGTTGCGTACTCCGCTCACCGGCCTGCAACTCGCCCTGGAATCGGGTCTCGCCCAGGACGACGACGCCCGTCTACGACCCGTGCTGACCGAGGCACTGGCCACCGCCCATCGCCTCCACCACACCGTGGAGGAAGTGCTGCGCCTGTCCCGCTCCCCGGACCGGCCCCGCCCGGCCGCCGGGGACATCGCGGTGGCACACCTCCTTCAGGAGACGCAGGAGCACTGGCACGGCCTGTTCGCCGCCGACGGCAGACGCCTGGAGTGCGGCACACATGACGCACCCGCGGATGTCCTGGTCCCCAGCGGCCCCGTTTCGGAGGTGCTCGGCGTCCTGCTGGACAATGCGCGGGTGCACGGACGCGGAACCGTGCGACTGGTAGTGCGGGACCTGAACGACGCCCTCGCCTTCGACGTGAGCGACGAGGGAGCCGCGGAGGGCGAGCCAGCGCAGCTGTTCGACCGCGGACACACCGGCGACGGCCACGGGACGGGCATCGGCCTCGCCCTCGCTGCCGAACTGGCCCACTCCATCGGCGGCCGACTCTCCCTCACCAGAAGGGCTCCGGCCACGTTCACCCTCCTCGTCCCGGTCCGCGGGGCCGGCTCCGAAGGCAACGCACCGGCCTGCAGATGA
- a CDS encoding ABC transporter ATP-binding protein produces MASEPVLAARELYRFYRAGEEETLALRGVSLRVGRGETVAVVGPSGSGKSTLLACLAGLDEPSGGEVRVDGVRISHRPETERARLRARHIGVLLQTRNLLPHLSVRDNVRLPQRAAARKPVTSARELLTQVGLGERMHALPRQLSGGELARAGLAVALANAPAVLLADEPTGELDGETERVVLGMLRERAAQGCAVLIVTHSAEVVRSADRVITLEDGRATDAACPAAQGVPDVTG; encoded by the coding sequence ATGGCGTCCGAGCCGGTGCTGGCTGCTCGTGAGCTGTACCGCTTCTACCGGGCCGGCGAGGAGGAGACGCTCGCGCTGCGCGGGGTGTCGCTGCGGGTCGGGCGGGGCGAGACGGTGGCGGTCGTGGGACCGTCGGGATCCGGCAAGTCCACCCTGCTGGCGTGCCTGGCCGGGCTCGACGAGCCCTCGGGCGGCGAGGTCCGCGTGGACGGAGTACGGATCAGCCACCGGCCCGAGACCGAGCGGGCCCGGCTGCGTGCCCGGCACATCGGCGTGCTGCTGCAGACCCGCAATCTCCTGCCGCATTTGAGCGTGCGGGACAACGTCCGCCTGCCGCAGCGCGCCGCGGCCCGCAAACCCGTCACCTCGGCCAGGGAGCTGCTGACCCAGGTGGGCCTCGGCGAGCGGATGCATGCGCTGCCCCGGCAGCTGTCCGGTGGCGAGCTGGCCCGGGCCGGGCTGGCCGTGGCGCTGGCCAACGCGCCCGCTGTCCTGCTGGCCGACGAGCCGACCGGCGAACTCGACGGAGAGACCGAGCGAGTGGTCCTCGGCATGCTGCGAGAGCGGGCCGCACAGGGGTGCGCGGTGCTGATCGTGACGCACAGCGCGGAAGTCGTCCGGAGCGCGGACCGGGTGATCACGCTGGAGGACGGCAGGGCCACCGACGCCGCCTGCCCCGCGGCGCAGGGGGTGCCCGATGTCACGGGATGA
- a CDS encoding ABC transporter permease, with protein sequence MIISWASGLARHRTGRLLAALAGIALAVALVAALGSFLTESKATMTQRAVRSVAVDWQVQVQPGANPGAVMSLVRKAPGTRAALPVGFAHTTGFSARVQGSTQTTGPGMALGLPDGYRALFPDAIRTLSGSPSGVLLAQQTASNLHAAPGDTIGINLPGIGPRQVKVDGVVDLPQADSLFQTVGAPSQSQPTAPPDNVVLLPAARFAALTRGASAVTTQIHVARDDARLPSDPAAAFTAVTRAAHNLEARSAGAALVGNNVGAALDSARQDALYAQILFLFLGVPGAVLAAALTAAVASAGGERRRQEQGLLRLRGLRPRQITALAGLEAALIGLAGGLAGLGVAALTGRLAFGAASFGAGAGTWAAWYGTAFVLGAAVAAGAVLVPALRDLHTVTVAETRKESGSRSTRNPWWMRYGLDFALLIGSWLVFRASSGNQYALVLAPEGVPSISVSYWAFLGPALLWIGAALLLWRLTLLALTHGRPAMARLARPLTASLAGTTAATLSRRRRPLARSVVLLALAVSFALSTAVFNATYRQQAEVDARLTNGADVTVTEPPGARVPPGAGSALKISGVRHVEPLQHRFAYVGSDLQDLYGVRPDTIARATSLQDAYFAGGTAQQLMRKLAQRPDNLLVSVETVNDFQLSPGDTVNLRIQDARTKTLRTVPFHYAGIAKEFPTAPKDSFFVANASYIAKATGSDAVGAFLLDTGGTHQKQIATRLRSQLGTSATVSDLTQTRGTVGTSLTSVDLAGLTRIELAFAVLLAAGAGGLVLALGLAERRRTFAIATVLGARTGQLRGMVLTEALLLAAGGLAGGAVIGWALSEMLVKVLTGVFDPPPAALAVPGVYLTLTGLAALIAVLAAALNGIRGARRPAVEELRDL encoded by the coding sequence ATGATCATCTCGTGGGCGTCCGGCCTGGCCCGCCACCGCACCGGACGTCTGCTGGCCGCCCTGGCCGGCATCGCCCTCGCGGTCGCCCTCGTCGCCGCGCTGGGCTCCTTCCTCACCGAGTCCAAGGCGACCATGACCCAGCGCGCCGTGCGCTCGGTCGCCGTCGACTGGCAGGTCCAGGTACAGCCTGGTGCCAACCCCGGCGCGGTGATGTCCCTGGTCCGCAAGGCGCCGGGAACCCGCGCCGCCCTGCCCGTCGGCTTCGCCCACACCACCGGCTTCTCTGCCCGCGTCCAGGGCAGCACCCAGACCACCGGTCCCGGTATGGCCCTCGGCCTGCCCGACGGCTACCGCGCCCTCTTCCCCGACGCGATCCGCACTCTGTCCGGCTCCCCGAGCGGCGTCCTGCTGGCCCAGCAGACCGCCTCCAACCTGCACGCTGCTCCCGGCGACACCATCGGCATCAACCTTCCCGGCATCGGGCCGAGGCAGGTGAAGGTGGACGGCGTCGTCGACCTGCCCCAGGCCGACTCCCTCTTCCAAACCGTCGGCGCACCCAGCCAGTCCCAGCCGACCGCACCCCCGGACAACGTGGTCCTGCTGCCCGCCGCCAGGTTCGCCGCACTGACCCGGGGTGCCTCTGCGGTCACCACCCAGATCCACGTGGCCCGCGACGACGCCCGCCTGCCCTCCGACCCAGCCGCCGCCTTCACCGCGGTCACCCGCGCGGCCCACAACCTGGAGGCCCGCTCCGCGGGCGCCGCACTGGTCGGCAACAACGTCGGCGCCGCCCTCGACTCCGCCCGCCAGGACGCCCTGTACGCCCAGATCCTCTTCCTCTTCCTCGGCGTCCCCGGCGCGGTCCTGGCCGCCGCCCTGACCGCCGCGGTCGCCTCCGCCGGCGGCGAGCGGCGCCGCCAGGAGCAGGGCCTGCTACGGCTGCGCGGCCTGCGCCCCCGCCAGATCACCGCCCTCGCCGGGTTGGAAGCGGCGCTGATCGGTCTCGCCGGCGGCCTGGCCGGACTGGGCGTCGCCGCACTGACCGGCCGCCTCGCCTTCGGTGCCGCCTCCTTCGGAGCGGGCGCGGGCACCTGGGCCGCCTGGTACGGCACTGCATTCGTCCTCGGCGCCGCCGTCGCCGCGGGAGCCGTCCTCGTCCCGGCCCTGCGTGACCTGCACACGGTGACCGTCGCGGAAACCCGCAAGGAGTCCGGCTCCCGCAGCACCCGGAACCCGTGGTGGATGCGGTACGGCCTGGACTTCGCCCTCCTGATCGGCTCCTGGCTGGTCTTCCGCGCCTCCTCCGGCAACCAGTACGCGTTGGTCCTCGCCCCGGAAGGCGTGCCCAGCATCTCCGTGTCGTACTGGGCCTTCCTCGGCCCTGCCCTGCTGTGGATCGGCGCCGCGCTGCTGCTGTGGCGGCTCACCCTCCTCGCCCTCACCCACGGCCGTCCCGCCATGGCCCGGCTGGCCCGCCCGCTGACCGCGAGCCTCGCCGGCACCACCGCCGCCACCCTCTCCCGGCGCCGCCGCCCTCTGGCCCGCTCGGTCGTGCTGCTCGCCCTCGCCGTGTCCTTCGCGCTCTCCACCGCCGTCTTCAACGCCACATACCGCCAGCAGGCCGAGGTCGACGCCCGCCTGACCAACGGCGCCGACGTCACCGTCACCGAACCACCCGGTGCCCGTGTCCCACCCGGCGCCGGATCCGCCCTGAAGATCTCCGGCGTACGGCACGTCGAACCCCTCCAGCACCGCTTCGCCTACGTCGGCTCCGACCTGCAGGACCTCTACGGCGTCCGCCCCGACACCATCGCCAGGGCCACCTCACTCCAGGACGCCTACTTTGCCGGCGGCACCGCCCAGCAGCTCATGCGCAAGCTGGCCCAGCGCCCGGACAACCTGCTGGTCAGCGTCGAGACCGTCAACGACTTCCAGCTCTCCCCCGGCGACACCGTCAACCTGCGCATCCAGGACGCCCGCACCAAGACCCTGCGCACGGTCCCCTTCCACTACGCCGGCATCGCCAAGGAGTTCCCCACGGCACCGAAGGACAGCTTCTTCGTCGCCAACGCCTCCTACATCGCCAAGGCGACCGGCAGCGATGCGGTCGGCGCCTTCCTCCTCGACACCGGCGGCACCCACCAGAAGCAGATCGCCACGCGCCTGCGCTCGCAGCTCGGCACCAGCGCCACCGTCAGCGACCTCACCCAGACCCGCGGCACCGTCGGCACCAGCCTGACCTCCGTCGACCTGGCCGGACTCACCCGAATCGAGCTCGCCTTCGCGGTCCTGCTGGCCGCCGGAGCCGGGGGACTGGTCCTCGCCCTCGGGCTCGCCGAACGCCGCCGGACCTTCGCCATCGCCACCGTCCTCGGCGCACGCACAGGCCAGCTGCGCGGCATGGTCCTCACCGAGGCCCTCCTGCTGGCCGCAGGCGGCCTGGCCGGGGGTGCCGTCATCGGATGGGCGCTGTCGGAGATGCTGGTCAAGGTACTCACCGGCGTGTTCGACCCGCCGCCCGCCGCCCTGGCGGTGCCCGGCGTCTACCTGACCCTGACCGGACTGGCCGCCTTGATCGCCGTACTGGCCGCAGCCCTGAACGGCATCCGCGGTGCCCGGCGCCCCGCGGTCGAGGAACTCCGCGACCTGTGA
- a CDS encoding ABC transporter ATP-binding protein, which yields MSRDEALVTCTDVALTFGRGTQAVVAVHGADLEIGSGDRLAVVGPSGSGKSSLLHLLAGLEQPTSGTVTRAASLGPYDIGLVFQGDSLIPALNVVENAALPLVLADRTEQEARRAALAALALVGAADLADRLPEEISGGQAQRVAVARVLAQSPRLILADEPTGRLDHATGGRVLDALLTAADQAGAALVVTTHDPAVATRLTTRRAMRDGRLLAPEEVS from the coding sequence ATGTCACGGGATGAAGCGCTCGTGACCTGCACCGACGTGGCTCTCACCTTCGGCAGGGGCACACAGGCGGTCGTGGCCGTACACGGCGCTGACCTGGAGATTGGGTCCGGCGATCGGCTCGCCGTCGTCGGCCCCTCCGGGTCGGGTAAGAGCTCGCTGCTGCATCTGCTGGCCGGGCTCGAGCAACCCACCAGCGGCACGGTGACCCGGGCCGCCTCCCTGGGACCGTACGACATCGGTCTCGTCTTCCAGGGCGACAGCCTGATCCCCGCGCTCAACGTGGTCGAGAACGCCGCGCTGCCCCTGGTCCTCGCCGACCGGACGGAGCAAGAGGCCCGCCGGGCCGCCCTCGCGGCGCTCGCGCTGGTGGGCGCGGCCGACCTGGCGGACCGGCTGCCCGAGGAGATCTCCGGTGGTCAGGCCCAGCGGGTCGCCGTGGCCCGGGTGCTGGCCCAGTCGCCGCGCCTGATCCTCGCCGACGAGCCCACCGGCCGCCTGGACCACGCCACTGGTGGCCGTGTCCTCGACGCTCTCCTCACCGCCGCCGACCAGGCGGGCGCGGCCCTCGTCGTCACCACCCACGATCCCGCTGTCGCCACCCGGCTCACCACCCGGCGCGCCATGCGCGACGGCCGGCTGCTCGCACCCGAGGAAGTGTCATGA